TAAGTAGCTGCCTGGTCGGTGGTCGGCCATGCCACGGAAGGCATCTCGGTGCCTTTTATCTCAAGCAAGCATCTATAATGCAGATTTGTTTTCTAGAATACCCATCCATAATGCAGATAGTAAGTATTGAGTCACACTCGAAGCTGATCGAACAAATACATATTCCTTAGTTGATTTTACCATCACATGGGAGTCATAGAAAAGAACCGCTTATCCCATTCTAGCGAAAGATCATAACAGTTCATATATCCACTTTGTCATTCTATCATGAAAATTATGATTCTTGAATGGAAAGTGATTCAGAAACACCAAACATCGACAATGTAATCAATCAGAGCAGGGCAATCCGGCGAAGCACCTTAAAAGAATTCAACATATGGATTTTATATAGAAAATGCATCTCACATCCAATTGTTCTTTATTTTACTCTCAACTAGGTAGTACGAAGGACACAATCTCACAAGCGTTATActgttgttttgattttttttgccaagTCATTTTGGTTTTTGACTGTATTTACTATTGCTAATTTTCTTCACCCAGTTCGATTTTTACCTGAAGCAAAATGCCGATCTGCTTTGGGTGAACGTATGAACACACATAGGAACTGGCCTCTGTGTTGGAGACTGTAGTGCATAGAAAGATACAGTCACATCTGTGTAACTCGGTATCTTGGATCTCCAAGCCTTGCTGCTCTGCTCTACTTGAAGAAGACTTGCATATTTATCCGAACATAGAGACTGCAAGCGGAAGCTTGGGTGTCTGCATTTGAGACTGCAGGTTCTCTGAAACGTTAAACTGTCTGATTCAACACATGCTTGCATTCTTTATTTTTCAGATGAAACGAAAGATCATTTTTTGTTTGGTTGTAATGTAGAGAATGAAACTTTGTATCTGACACCGAGTACATAGGACTATCTAGTTATGCCTTAGAATGGGAGAACAACAACATTTCTTGCATTATTTGTCAAACACAAGGCTTAATTTGGATCTTATCCTTACAACTGAACCCATGGCCCTATATTGGTAAGCTCATGGTAGATCTAGCTATAACTGAGCAACAGTACATGAGACACTAAAATGTAAATAAAAAATGAAACTGAACTTTTGCATAGATTTTGCTGGGAAGTGAAGCAGTTCGAGGGACAGAGACGTATGCATCATGTGTATGGGCCCAACAAACAAGGTGTATATGGAATAGATCTTTCTAGTTCCTTATTATAGCAGTCATCCAATCTTTTTGGGCGCATGTTGCCCAAGTCTTCTAGCTTGAGTTCATCTAGATGATAGGCATATCCTCTGTTCAACGTTTCACTGAAATAAATAATTTCTTTGTAAGGATGAAATCCAAGGATCTTAATATGTTCATCCCACCTGTGCCCTTCAAGTCTAGTTTCAAAGATTATCTCATGGTCTGAATTCAACTCGAACTTCTCTTTTACTGTACTGTAAATAGCTGGATTGATATCTGCCATAATCCAGCAGGGTCTGTGAACTTGTGGATCATAGTTTTGACGTGGAGGGATTTGGTGAAGGTTGTTACCATGCTTCAGAAGCCACTCACTCTGACCGCAGCATTCAGTGAGTATCCAAACTCGAAGCTGACATTGAGCATCAAGTGCTGCAAAATACACCCCCTTCTCTGATCTTCCAAGGAGAACCTGTGCGCACCCGTGCTGATCAACATCTGTTGGCAGTTTAATTGCTTGGTACGTGCCACTTGATAACGATATTCTGGCGAAAGGAGTCATTGACAAGAAGAAGATATTGGTACTAAATCAAGAACCAATGCGAGCTCTTTATTGAAGAGGAAATAACATTGTAAGAAGAAATGATGGTGCTTAGGAAGTCAGTATGTAGTGTAGTAGTACCTCATAACAAAATGACAGTGCACGTAGATTTCACCATGCCAGTACACGGCGTATAGTTCATCTGGCATTGGCAGCTCAAGCAGTAACATGTCGGCAAGAGTCCCTAGGGTACCTCCCTGTCGGATGAATGATCTCTCTTCCCATCTTGTTGTTTCTGAAGAGAAAACATGCATCATGTATGGAGATGGAGGCCATTGCTGTTGCTTCTTCTCTGCGTCCAGTCCACGCCCACGGGGGGGTACATGTAGGAACCTAAGCACTTGGTAGTGCGGCGACACCGTGGGATCAAACACGATGTAGTTTCGTTCATGATAAAAGAGCTCAAACCCCAAGGAGGAGATGGGCGTGGGGGCAGGCTTGCCCAACGTCGTGCGGCGGGATTGACCACATAATGATCTAGCAAAACTAGTCCGTTGCATACGTCCTCCACAGAGATGTCGTCCGTGGGCATGAAGTGGAGGTCGGCATAGCCGCGGATTGCTG
Above is a window of Triticum dicoccoides isolate Atlit2015 ecotype Zavitan chromosome 5B, WEW_v2.0, whole genome shotgun sequence DNA encoding:
- the LOC119309203 gene encoding uncharacterized protein LOC119309203, with product MDSSQHRSTAEQRTCWSSLGRRQQFSHQAHGRPYQQSRFDSRSARVLWSTVKDEKEEVELRLSLFWTNVRTGSGLFDLDFDADAERRTGQGGDSDLDPAAVTSREMDQTQWLPEDVLADVLRCLPPRSLAAARCVCRSWHAVVDAHRLLDRDLLPLSLAGFLINFYELDFTEFLFFFHPSAIRGYADLHFMPTDDISVEDPAPTPISSLGFELFYHERNYIVFDPTVSPHYQVLRFLHVPPRGRGLDAEKKQQQWPPSPYMMHVFSSETTRWEERSFIRQGGTLGTLADMLLLELPMPDELYAVYWHGEIYVHCHFVMRISLSSGTYQAIKLPTDVDQHGCAQVLLGRSEKGVYFAALDAQCQLRVWILTECCGQSEWLLKHGNNLHQIPPRQNYDPQVHRPCWIMADINPAIYSTVKEKFELNSDHEIIFETRLEGHRWDEHIKILGFHPYKEIIYFSETLNRGYAYHLDELKLEDLGNMRPKRLDDCYNKELERSIPYTPCLLGPYT